A window of Marinobacter halotolerans genomic DNA:
ACTTCGCAAAGTCGGTCACGACGATGAGGGCGGGCGGTTTTGGCCAGATAGGCCAGCAACGCGCGCGTTCGCTTGGAAGCCGGCAGTGCAATCGGCTGACCATCGCGTAGGACAGTCAGTTCACCAAGCATCTTGATGGACACTCTGGCCATTGGTGTTCCCTGTCTGCGCGTGTTGATCTAAGAAACTACCTGACTTGGTGCCAAATAGACACATAAGCACTTTCGCCTAGTTCAAGTCCTTTCAAACGATGGCTCACACGGTAGCCCGATAACGTTCTCTCCCAAGCCAGTTTCACATGCCCATTTCGGTCAGCCGATACTCTTTAAATGGAATAAGTCACGCTATGTCTATATCGAACATTCACTCTACGGCGCCAACCTTTCACCGCCGTCGACCAATCTCTACTGTCCTTCTGTCCACGCTCTTCATCCTGCTCACTGCCTGCGGAGACGCCGGGATTGAGTACCTGGCCATCGAAGGGAAGGGCAATAATGAGGGACGCCCCGAGCTCATGGCGGCGCCGCAACAGGTATCCCTGAGCGTTGAGGCCAACAGGGCCTTCCGCTTTGACTGGACGGACGCGGAGAACGTCAACGCGACCCGCTACCAGTTACTGATAAACCCCGATGGCCTGCGAGAATTCATCCCGGTCGGCCACTACGTTCCGCAGGGCACCGAAACTCTGGTTTTCGAGGTGCCGCTTCATACCGACATCAACGCCCGGTTCAAGCTGCGCGCCTGCTCCATCCGCAATTGCGCCGACTCCGATCCCGTCTCGTTGGGCGGCGCTCAGGAAGCATACTCCCTGAGCGATGCGGGCTCGGTTTACCTGAATTGAATGAGAACGGGGCCAGGCAAGTGGTTTGGGCCCCAACCCAAGTAGTCCCCACAAATGTGAAAGGAATAGGTTCAGATATGTTGTTATCGAATAACCGTTGTAGTGCGGCCAGGGCTTTCAGTCGCCGATCAGTCGCTTTTGTCGCTCTGCCCGCAGTTTTTGCGCTGCTCACCGCCTGTGGCGGTGGAGGCAGTGGTGGTAATGACGAAGAGATCGTGGCCGTGGAAGCGCCGAACAATGTCTCCCTGAGCGTTGAGGCCATCAAGACCTTCCGCTTCGACTGGACGGATGTGGAAAACGCCACTCGCTACCAGCTGCTGGAAAACCCGGATGGCCTATCGGACTTCACTCGGGTGGGCGAAGACGTTCCCCAGGGCACGCAAACTTTGGGCTTCGAAGTGCCCCTCCATACCCGCATCAATGCCCAGTACAAATTGCGCGCCTGCTCCATCAACAGTTGCACCGACTCGGATCCTGTTTCGGTGAGCGGCAATCTTGCCGAGGGCATTGGCTACTTCAAGGCAAGCAATGCTGAGGAGTTTGATTTTTTCGGAGCAGCCGTCAGTTTGAGCGCCAATGGCAACACGCTGGCCGTGGGTGCCGACAGGGAAGACAGCAGTGCCACGGGTGTCAATGGGGATGAAAGCGACAACTCGGTAACTCAAGCCGGCGCGGTTTACATCTTCGCCCGCACAGACGCTGGCTGGAACCAGGTGGCTTACCTTAAGGCAAGCAACACTGGGGCGTTTGATTCATTCGGAGAAGACGTCAGTTTGAGCGCCGATGGCAATACGCTGGCCGTGGGCGCCCCCGATGAAGACAGCAGCGCCACGGGTGTCAATGGGGATGAAAGCGACAATTCGGTAACTCGAGCCGGCGCGGTTTACATCTTCGCCCGCACAAACGCTGGCTGGAACCAGGTGGCCTATCTCAAGGCAAGCAACGCTGAGGCGTCTGATTCGTTCGGAGAAGCCGTCAGCCTGAGTGCGGATGGCACAACGCTGGGCGTGGGTGCCGGCGGGGAAGACAGCGGCGCCACGGGTGTCAATGGGGATGAAAGCGACAATTCGGTTTCTCGAGCCGGCGCGGTTTACGTCTTCACCCGCACAGACGCTGGCTGGAACCAGGTGGCTTACCTTAAGGCAAGCAACACAGGGGAAAACGACGAGTTCGGAGAGGCCATCAGCCTGAGTGCCGATGGCACAACGCTGGCCGCCGGTGCTCTCGGAGAAGACAGCAGCGCCAAGGGTGTCAATGGGGATGAAACCGACAACACGGCAATTGAAGCCGGCGCCGTTTACATCTTCGCCCGCACAAACGCTGGCTGGAACCAGGTGGCCTATCTCAAGGCAAGCAACGCTGAAGCCGATGATATCTTTGGCGATGCCGTCAGCCTGAATGCCGACGGCACAACGCTGGCCGTCGGTGCCTCCGAGGAAGGCAGCAGCGCCACGGGTGTTAATGGAGACGAAAGCGACAACTCGGCTGACGGCGCTGGCGCAGTGTACGTCTTTGCCCGTACAGCCGGAGGCTGGAGCCAGGCTGCGTATCTCAAGGCCAGTAATACGGATGTGGATGATAGCTTCGGCAATGACGTAAGCCTGAGTTCAGACGGAACGATACTTGCGGTCGGTGCGGACGAAGAGGAAAGCCTGGCCATCGGTATCAACGGTGACGAAGCGGACAATTCGGCGCCACTCGGCTCGGGCGCGGTGTATATCTTTGAGCGCAAGGCCAGCGGCTGGAGCCAGACCAGCTACGTCAAGGCCAGCAATACCGAAGACGCGGATGATTTCGGCGAAGCTCTCAGTCTTAGTGGCAACGGTCGCGTACTGGCGGTGCGCTCGGATTCTGAAGATAGCAGCGCTACCGGTATCGGCGGTGACCAGACCGACAACACGGCAAGTGGTGCTGGCGCGGTCTACCTCTATTGAGGCTATCTTCAACCGGCAAGCATCCCAGGCCCTCATATTGAGGGCCTTTTTTTTTGTCAAAAGATTGTCGCCGGTTTTGCTGGCGGTCAGGAGAAAGGGTGTAACCGTATGAAAAAATTATAATAAATTTGATTGGCCTGCTATTTGCTGAGCTAGAGATAATTCGTGAGCAAAAGTAGGCGTTTCAGAGTCTGCCGGGGAGAGACAAATATGGTTCAACGTGCCGACATCAACAGCGTGCTTTCCGAAATTCGTAATATGCGCTCTCAGATGATGGACAACCAGCGGGTTCAGCAGGACAACGCGGTGCGCGGTCAGATTGACCGTCCCCCCGGCGTGCAGGAAACCCAGCAGACGCCGAAATTCAGCGATATGCTGAGTCAGGCGGTCAGCTCCGTGAACGAGGTCCAGAAAACGTCCAGCGATCTGAAAACTGCTTACGAGATGGGTGACCCGAATGTCGATATTACCCGCGTCATGATTGCATCCGAAAAATCCTCAATTGCCTTCGAGGCACTGACCCAGGTGCGAAACCGCGTGGTGCAGTCCTACGAAGACATCATGAATATGCCGATCTAATAGCGGAGCACACCCATGGCCAGCGTACCTGCCGAAACTTCAGGTTCCAATTACCCCGCCACAGGCTCTGAAGGCTCCGAGAGCCGGAGCGATATGTTGTTCGGGTTCAACCGACTGAATCTGTTGCGCCAGATCGGTCTGATGGTGGGGCTGGCAGCCAGCGTCGCCCTCGGTGTTTCCGTGGTGCTCTGGGCCCAGGAACCGAACTACCGCCCGGTGGTGGCGGATATGTCCGGCTACAACCCCCAGGACGTGATCAGCATTCTGAGCGGCAACAACATCGACTACCGTATGGAGCCCAACACCGGCGCGCTGCTGGTGCCTGCCGACCAGGTCTACAACGCGCGCCTGAAACTGGCGGCCGAGGGTGTGACCGACCAGCAGACCATCGG
This region includes:
- the fliE gene encoding flagellar hook-basal body complex protein FliE, whose amino-acid sequence is MVQRADINSVLSEIRNMRSQMMDNQRVQQDNAVRGQIDRPPGVQETQQTPKFSDMLSQAVSSVNEVQKTSSDLKTAYEMGDPNVDITRVMIASEKSSIAFEALTQVRNRVVQSYEDIMNMPI
- a CDS encoding integrin produces the protein MLLSNNRCSAARAFSRRSVAFVALPAVFALLTACGGGGSGGNDEEIVAVEAPNNVSLSVEAIKTFRFDWTDVENATRYQLLENPDGLSDFTRVGEDVPQGTQTLGFEVPLHTRINAQYKLRACSINSCTDSDPVSVSGNLAEGIGYFKASNAEEFDFFGAAVSLSANGNTLAVGADREDSSATGVNGDESDNSVTQAGAVYIFARTDAGWNQVAYLKASNTGAFDSFGEDVSLSADGNTLAVGAPDEDSSATGVNGDESDNSVTRAGAVYIFARTNAGWNQVAYLKASNAEASDSFGEAVSLSADGTTLGVGAGGEDSGATGVNGDESDNSVSRAGAVYVFTRTDAGWNQVAYLKASNTGENDEFGEAISLSADGTTLAAGALGEDSSAKGVNGDETDNTAIEAGAVYIFARTNAGWNQVAYLKASNAEADDIFGDAVSLNADGTTLAVGASEEGSSATGVNGDESDNSADGAGAVYVFARTAGGWSQAAYLKASNTDVDDSFGNDVSLSSDGTILAVGADEEESLAIGINGDEADNSAPLGSGAVYIFERKASGWSQTSYVKASNTEDADDFGEALSLSGNGRVLAVRSDSEDSSATGIGGDQTDNTASGAGAVYLY